A window of the Salvelinus sp. IW2-2015 unplaced genomic scaffold, ASM291031v2 Un_scaffold2520, whole genome shotgun sequence genome harbors these coding sequences:
- the LOC112074162 gene encoding mucin-21-like: MLFAGLDDARNTSHLAWRMMRDGCVMKITRSLERAPLKTKPLFGDGNVPGNGCPSNKGDNKTTIKNPSKKTKSGGHLENRPNSKPVPNTDVVETRPKPSDNPVPNTDVVETRPKPSDNPVPNTEVNSBLTSEPVQYQSIVSPKTLLNGLTTPMCGGRGNSRTVRIGTIXSVSSPMXFNIPSPRHYINSLXLVSTTVNCITHLPQPDPTLDPETGSMEEDVHILVETESCGSYDDVILEEDCDVTVGDEDSVADVYTENETFEVDDNSVXGRTLLCPSPVHSNPGRGPTNSRPSSNTTNTPCQHLTRLVHKTDSRTSSSNLVSLKAETTRTYNTSAPNSLTTSSFVKPRPVTPGSNLSDTXSRLNTETSNSFVIDKDESRTSSSFAKAETTRIYNTSGSNSSCSFSFAKPRPVTHDSNRSATRSRPQTATSNNSFVIYKDKPRASNSSSTSSISITSNTSTASNHSFVKPRPGLQNSNLHATGSRPLTTKNPGNSFTSMSSTTNLPNSSFVRPKPVTTSSNLSASXTPNGSASNLSFARPRPVVHNPNPSTSRSRLHAEMPKAPFTIHKDSSCLSSVSRTSVGGSFSILSSSVNRSSFPPTRSTKITAPLCDCGRRAKRLTVCNGGPNQGRAFYCCAVRQHGPGGTRKGCELFXWESALLQAKSPASAAASIALCFGLNSSVVRPPVII; encoded by the exons ATGTTATTTGCAGGTCTGGATGACGCCCGCAACACGTCCCACCTGGCCTGGAGGATGATGAGAGATGGCTGTGTGATGAAGATTACACGCAGTCTGGAGAGG GCACCTTTGAAGACCAAACCCCTGTTTGGAGATGGGAACGTGCCAGGGAATGGTTGTCCTAGCAACAAGGGGGATAACAAAACCACTATCAAAAACCCCTCCAAGAAGACAAAGAGCGGCGGCCATCTTGAAAATCGACCCAACAGCAAGCCAGTTCCCAACACAGACGTTGTTGAAACACGACCCAAGCCTTCAGACAACCCGGTTCCCAACACAGACGTTGTTGAAACACGACCCAAGCCTTCAGACAACCCGGTTCCCAACACAGAGGTGAACTCCRACTTAACCTCTGAACCTGTTCAGTATCAGAGTATTGTTTCACCAAAGACCCTTCTAAATGGTCTGACCACTCCAATGTGTGGTGGTCGTGGYAACAGCAGAACAGTTAGAATAGGAACGATACRGTCCGTCTCCTCTCCTATGRCTTTCAATATCCCCTCTCCTCGTCACTACATCAACAGCCTCKTTCTCGTCTCCACCACTGTCAATTGCATTACCCATCTACCCCAGCCAGACCCGACCCTTGACCCAGAAACAGGAAGTATGGAGGAGGACGTGCACATCTTGGTGGAAACGGAGTCGTGCGGTTCGTATGACGACGTGATATTGGAGGAGGACTGCGACGTCACGGTTGGTGACGAGGATTCTGTTGCTGATGTGTACACAGARAACGAGACGTTCGAGGTGGATGATAACTCGGTCTRTGGGAGGACCTTGCTGTGTCCAAGCCCAGTACATTCAAATCCTGGTAGAGGTCCAACCAACAGTAGGCCTAGTTCCAATACCACCAACACGCCCTGCCAACATCTGACCAGACTGGTACACAAGACCGATAGTAGAACGTCCTCCAGTAACTTGGTGTCTTTGAAGGCTGAGACAACAAGGACCTACAACACCTCTGCACCCAATAGTCTGACCACTTCCTCTTTTGTCAAACCCAGACCTGTTACCCCTGGCTCAAACCTCTCAGATACACRGTCAAGACTGAACACGGAAACGTCAAACTCCTTTGTGATCGACAAGGACGAATCGAGAACATCCTCAAGTTTTGCAAAAGCTGAGACAACGAGGATATACAACACCTCTGGGTCAAATAGTTCATGcagtttctcctttgccaaaccCAGACCTGTTACCCACGATTCCAACCGCTCAGCTACACGGTCAAGACCTCAAACGGCAACATCGAACAACTCCTTTGTGATCTACAAGGACAAGCCAAGAGCCTCAAACTCCTCTTCTACATCCAGTATTTCTATCACATCCAATACCTCAACAGCATCCAATCATTCCTTTGTCAAACCCAGACCAGGCCTCCAGAACTCCAACCTCCATGCTACAGGGTCAAGACCTCTCACAACAAAAAACCCTGGGAACTCATTCACATCCATGTCCTCTACTACAAACCTTCCCAATTCTTCTTTTGTTAGACCCAAACCAGTTACCACCAGCAGTAACCTCTCTGCTTCACASACACCAAACGGCTCTGCATCCAATCTTTCCTTTGCCAGGCCCAGACCTGTCGtccataaccctaacccatcgACTTCACGTTCAAGGCTGCACGCAGAGATGCCAAAAGCACCTTTCACGATCCACAAGGACTCCTCttgcctctcttctgtctctcgtaCTTCTGTCGGTGGATcgttctccatcctctcctcgtcCGTTAACCGGTCCTCGTTCCCGCCGACCCGYAGCACCAAGATCACGGCCCCGCTGTGCGACTGTGGGCGGCGAGCCAAGCGTCTAACGGTGTGTAACGGCGGTCCGAACCAAGGCCGAGCGTTCTACTGCTGTGCGGTGCGTCAACACGGCCCTGGGGGGACCAGGAAGGGATGTGAGTTATTTARGTGGGAGTCTGCTCTCCTCCAGGCTAAATCACCAGCCTCCGCTGCCGCCTCCATCGCTCTGTGTTTTGGTCTCAACTCCAGTGTYGTTCGTCCCCCTGTCATCATCTAG